A single Anatilimnocola floriformis DNA region contains:
- a CDS encoding substrate-binding domain-containing protein encodes MSFLRACLLASLVCSTAAFAADPPQKRVVRVAAVITPESSGLLQQLAAEFEKQTGTAVQIDSRQDVFGLARDGKADLVISHYGHRGTEEFFTEGLGAWPRPVFSNQAALIGPASDPAKIADARDAVDAFRRIAETKSPFVVNNSQTEKYLAEVLWHAADKPDRAGWYRDKGLRNQAETKDAIKAAIEEKGYTLWGLVPFLKYCEEHPEIEMKALKSDDALFQRLMVTILVRPDKVAGVNADDAKAFERFLIAPETQAQIRAFRIPGFAGQVWWPAGRHNSGSYLSGGK; translated from the coding sequence ATGAGTTTCCTCCGCGCATGTTTGCTGGCATCACTTGTATGTTCCACTGCTGCATTTGCGGCAGATCCGCCGCAGAAGCGTGTTGTGCGGGTCGCGGCTGTAATTACGCCGGAGAGCAGCGGGTTGCTGCAGCAACTCGCCGCCGAGTTTGAGAAGCAAACCGGCACGGCCGTTCAGATTGATAGTCGTCAGGATGTCTTCGGCTTGGCTCGCGATGGTAAAGCCGATTTGGTCATCTCGCATTATGGCCACCGCGGGACGGAAGAATTCTTCACTGAGGGCCTGGGAGCTTGGCCTCGGCCGGTTTTCTCGAATCAGGCGGCACTCATTGGACCGGCGTCGGATCCAGCAAAAATCGCCGATGCCCGTGATGCAGTGGACGCGTTTCGCCGCATCGCGGAAACGAAATCGCCATTCGTCGTGAACAATTCGCAGACTGAAAAGTACCTCGCCGAAGTACTCTGGCATGCAGCTGACAAACCTGACCGAGCCGGTTGGTACCGAGACAAAGGTCTGCGAAATCAGGCAGAGACCAAAGATGCCATCAAAGCAGCCATCGAGGAAAAGGGTTACACGCTGTGGGGGCTCGTGCCGTTCCTGAAGTATTGTGAAGAGCACCCCGAGATTGAAATGAAAGCCCTGAAGTCAGACGATGCGCTATTCCAACGACTGATGGTCACGATTCTCGTTCGGCCGGACAAAGTCGCTGGCGTGAATGCCGATGACGCCAAAGCCTTCGAGCGTTTCCTTATCGCCCCCGAAACCCAGGCCCAAATCCGCGCCTTCCGCATTCCTGGATTCGCCGGCCAAGTTTGGTGGCCAGCAGGACGCCACAACAGCGGATCGTATTTGTCTGGCGGGAAGTAA
- a CDS encoding YeiH family protein, with product MGEAEKEEVAVANRWALIKSEDWLAVLLGGLILTVTLVATYRGRATDFNAKAAEYARLKLALADEKAVVTNTAEEKTAKQKQTKEAEKKLESVFKSLHTNPFKNALAKVGSWKNDPRAAFFRDNKPIYYGLLGAALASMTVFGIGAALNGENPWKFSAAFIVLFAFAVISYVLAGQEVIKNYNLEYALWAILIGMIISNTIGTPAFLKPALRTELYIKTGLVLLGAEILLSRLLVLGLPGIFVSWVVTPITLITTYAFGQYVLRMSSRSLNMVISADMSVCGVSAAIATAAACRAKKEELSLAIGLSLAFTVVMMVVMPMFIRAVGMNDVLAGAWLGGTIDSTGAVAAAGGMISPTALEVAATVKMIQNILIGAVAFGVAVYWVMYVEKSEDRQRPGISEIWLRFPKFVLGFVGASIVFSAIYSTDLAGQSLTESTISGTTEILRGWFFCLAFVSIGLETNFRELSQYMKGGKPLVLYVCGQALNLALTLLMAWVMFEKVFPHAAEALSK from the coding sequence ATGGGCGAGGCGGAAAAAGAAGAAGTGGCGGTAGCAAATAGGTGGGCCCTGATCAAATCCGAAGATTGGTTGGCCGTCCTGCTTGGCGGCCTGATTCTGACCGTCACCTTGGTCGCCACCTATCGGGGCCGCGCTACTGACTTCAATGCCAAAGCCGCCGAGTATGCACGCCTCAAGTTAGCGCTGGCCGATGAAAAGGCGGTTGTGACAAACACCGCCGAGGAAAAGACTGCCAAACAAAAGCAGACGAAAGAAGCCGAAAAGAAGCTGGAGTCGGTTTTCAAGAGCCTGCATACCAACCCGTTCAAAAATGCGCTCGCCAAAGTCGGTTCGTGGAAAAATGACCCGCGCGCGGCTTTCTTCCGCGACAACAAGCCCATTTATTACGGCCTGCTCGGCGCGGCGCTGGCGTCGATGACCGTATTCGGCATCGGCGCGGCACTGAACGGCGAAAATCCGTGGAAGTTTTCGGCAGCCTTTATCGTGCTATTTGCTTTTGCGGTGATCTCGTACGTGCTCGCTGGCCAGGAAGTCATCAAGAACTACAATCTCGAATATGCGCTCTGGGCCATCCTGATCGGCATGATCATCAGCAATACGATCGGCACGCCCGCATTCCTCAAGCCGGCGCTGCGCACGGAACTTTACATCAAGACCGGACTCGTGTTGCTCGGCGCCGAGATCCTGTTGAGCCGGCTTCTCGTGCTCGGTTTGCCCGGCATTTTTGTGTCTTGGGTGGTCACGCCAATCACCTTGATTACGACCTACGCCTTCGGGCAGTATGTTCTGCGGATGTCGTCGCGCTCGCTGAATATGGTGATTTCGGCTGACATGTCGGTGTGCGGGGTCTCGGCAGCAATTGCCACGGCGGCGGCCTGTCGCGCAAAGAAAGAAGAACTGTCGCTCGCGATCGGTTTGTCGCTGGCGTTCACCGTCGTGATGATGGTCGTCATGCCGATGTTCATTCGCGCGGTGGGCATGAACGACGTGCTGGCGGGCGCTTGGCTCGGCGGCACGATCGACTCGACCGGCGCTGTGGCGGCAGCCGGCGGCATGATCAGCCCCACGGCGCTGGAAGTGGCTGCCACAGTCAAGATGATTCAAAACATCCTCATCGGCGCCGTGGCCTTCGGCGTTGCCGTGTATTGGGTGATGTATGTCGAAAAGTCCGAAGACCGCCAGCGTCCCGGCATTTCTGAAATCTGGCTCCGGTTTCCCAAGTTCGTCTTGGGCTTTGTTGGGGCGTCGATTGTCTTCTCTGCAATCTACTCCACCGACCTCGCTGGCCAATCGTTGACCGAGTCGACAATCAGCGGCACGACGGAAATCCTCCGCGGTTGGTTCTTCTGCCTGGCGTTTGTCAGCATTGGATTGGAAACCAATTTCCGCGAACTTTCGCAGTACATGAAAGGTGGTAAGCCGCTCGTGCTGTATGTTTGTGGACAAGCCCTAAATCTGGCACTGACGTTGCTGATGGCCTGGGTCATGTTCGAGAAAGTCTTTCCGCATGCGGCTGAGGCGCTTTCCAAATGA
- a CDS encoding aldehyde dehydrogenase family protein has product MSQAVLERSTSPQVRLTKLFINNEWVDSAQGQTFETYNPATGEVIAEVAEGTAADVDRAVKAARAALEKGTYAKMDAADRGQLLFNLADLVLKNKAELAALESLNCGKTITDSLGDMQGVANSLRYYGGWADKVEGRTPPVRGSFLTYTLRQPVGVVGQIIPWNFPLAMLAWKLGPAIACGNTVVMKPAEQTPLTALRIAELAIEAGFPPGVLNVINGFGETAGNALCVHTDVDKIAFTGHVDTAKIIQKATADTLKRTSYELGGKSPNVVFADANIDEAVDGSFHAIYFHGGQCCTAGSRLFVEEKIKDEFVAKLAAKAKARRVGDPLDPNTQQGPQVSQEQLDKILGYVDLGRKQGAKLVVGGERVGGKGYFVEPTIFDGVRDDMAIAKDEIFGPVVSVLPFKSQDEVFERANRTNYGLAAAIWTKDIDKAHLYAKHVKAGTVWVNCYHVVDATTPFGGFKQSGHGRENGEAALELYTETKTVTVKLG; this is encoded by the coding sequence ATGTCCCAGGCAGTTCTTGAACGTTCCACTTCTCCCCAGGTCCGGCTCACGAAGCTATTCATCAACAACGAATGGGTTGATTCCGCGCAGGGGCAGACGTTTGAAACATACAACCCAGCCACGGGCGAAGTGATTGCGGAAGTCGCTGAAGGAACTGCCGCCGATGTCGATCGCGCGGTGAAAGCAGCTCGCGCGGCACTGGAGAAGGGGACCTACGCCAAGATGGACGCTGCCGATCGCGGGCAGCTGCTTTTCAATCTGGCGGACTTGGTGCTGAAGAACAAAGCGGAACTCGCCGCGCTGGAATCGCTCAATTGCGGCAAGACGATCACCGATTCGCTGGGCGATATGCAAGGCGTGGCTAATTCGCTGCGCTACTACGGCGGCTGGGCTGATAAGGTCGAAGGGCGCACTCCGCCGGTGCGTGGCAGCTTTCTGACGTACACACTGCGGCAGCCAGTCGGCGTGGTTGGTCAGATCATTCCCTGGAACTTTCCGCTCGCGATGCTGGCTTGGAAACTCGGTCCCGCGATTGCTTGCGGCAACACGGTGGTGATGAAGCCCGCGGAACAGACTCCGCTGACTGCACTGCGCATTGCCGAACTCGCCATCGAAGCCGGCTTCCCGCCAGGCGTGCTCAATGTCATCAACGGTTTTGGCGAAACGGCTGGCAATGCACTTTGCGTCCATACCGATGTCGACAAGATTGCCTTCACCGGCCACGTCGACACAGCGAAGATCATTCAGAAGGCGACAGCCGACACGCTGAAACGCACTTCGTATGAGCTGGGTGGCAAGAGCCCCAATGTCGTTTTTGCTGACGCGAACATCGACGAAGCCGTTGACGGTTCCTTCCATGCCATCTATTTCCATGGTGGTCAGTGCTGTACCGCCGGCAGCCGGCTGTTTGTCGAAGAAAAGATCAAGGACGAATTCGTTGCCAAGCTGGCTGCGAAGGCCAAGGCTCGTCGCGTCGGTGATCCGCTCGATCCGAATACGCAACAAGGGCCGCAGGTTTCGCAAGAACAACTCGACAAGATCCTGGGCTATGTCGATTTGGGGCGCAAGCAAGGCGCCAAACTCGTTGTGGGCGGCGAGCGCGTCGGCGGCAAGGGTTACTTCGTCGAGCCGACGATTTTCGACGGCGTGCGCGATGACATGGCCATCGCCAAGGACGAAATCTTTGGACCGGTCGTCAGCGTTCTTCCCTTCAAGTCACAAGACGAAGTGTTTGAACGAGCCAATCGCACCAATTACGGTCTGGCTGCGGCGATTTGGACCAAGGACATCGACAAAGCGCACCTCTACGCCAAGCACGTCAAAGCGGGAACCGTGTGGGTGAACTGCTACCACGTGGTCGATGCGACAACGCCCTTCGGCGGGTTCAAGCAATCGGGGCATGGCCGCGAAAACGGAGAAGCCGCACTCGAACTCTACACCGAAACTAAGACCGTTACGGTGAAACTCGGCTAA
- a CDS encoding type 1 glutamine amidotransferase has translation MDAERSVLVLQHVACETLGTIEGTLHAGGLCPQYIRVHAGEPVPSQIGNAAGLIVLGGPMSVYEYDRLPHLMQEMRLIGSALGSHRPVLGICLGSQLLAHVLGSKVRAGPRKEIGWDDVTLSESTSVDPLFRTAPARFTGFHWHGDVFDVPAQATCLASSDMTDCQAFRYGQNAYGILFHLEVTEPQIDKMVAAFEDELTAAGVNVPAMLSQSKTNLPQLTALGQQVFGEWAKLAAGVSIA, from the coding sequence ATGGACGCGGAACGAAGCGTTTTGGTGCTGCAGCACGTCGCGTGTGAGACCCTCGGGACAATCGAGGGAACATTACACGCAGGGGGTTTGTGCCCGCAATACATTCGCGTCCATGCCGGCGAGCCAGTTCCCTCGCAGATCGGAAACGCTGCAGGACTGATCGTTCTCGGTGGGCCGATGAGTGTTTACGAGTACGACCGCCTGCCGCATTTGATGCAAGAGATGCGGCTGATCGGCTCGGCACTCGGCAGCCATCGGCCTGTGCTGGGCATCTGCCTGGGGAGTCAATTGCTCGCGCATGTGCTTGGCAGCAAGGTCCGCGCTGGCCCGCGCAAAGAAATCGGCTGGGACGACGTCACCCTAAGTGAGTCCACATCCGTTGATCCGCTCTTCAGGACAGCTCCTGCGCGCTTCACGGGTTTTCATTGGCATGGCGATGTGTTTGATGTTCCCGCGCAGGCAACTTGTCTCGCCTCGTCGGACATGACCGACTGCCAGGCATTTCGCTATGGCCAGAACGCTTACGGGATCTTGTTTCACCTCGAAGTGACCGAGCCGCAGATCGACAAGATGGTGGCGGCTTTTGAGGACGAATTGACTGCAGCCGGCGTCAACGTTCCGGCGATGCTGTCCCAATCGAAGACGAACTTGCCCCAACTCACTGCCCTCGGTCAGCAGGTGTTTGGTGAGTGGGCGAAACTCGCTGCCGGCGTTTCGATCGCCTAG
- a CDS encoding DUF899 domain-containing protein, protein MENVPHPPIVSQAEWLSARKHLLAAEKQLTQQSDAVNAQRRRLPMVKIEKEYVFNGPLGQVRLLDLFEGRRQLIVYHFMFDPNWDRGCDGCTGLVDAFGDLSMLAKRDTSLVLISRAPLEKLERYKRDRGWIWPWFSSFGSDFNYDFHATFDPAVAPIEHNFLTAAEIEQKNGKPWTFKGESHALSVFFRIDVDVYHTYSSFARGCESLTDSYRLLDCTPFGRQEDFEDSPDGWPQKPTYG, encoded by the coding sequence ATGGAAAACGTGCCACATCCCCCGATTGTCTCGCAAGCCGAATGGCTCAGCGCACGCAAACACCTGCTGGCTGCGGAAAAACAACTAACGCAGCAGTCCGATGCAGTGAATGCCCAACGCCGCCGGCTGCCGATGGTGAAGATTGAAAAGGAGTACGTATTTAACGGACCGCTCGGCCAGGTTCGGCTGCTCGATCTGTTTGAAGGACGACGGCAACTTATCGTTTATCACTTCATGTTCGATCCCAATTGGGACAGAGGCTGCGACGGCTGCACTGGTTTGGTCGATGCCTTTGGCGACCTCTCGATGCTCGCCAAGCGCGACACCTCGCTGGTGCTTATCTCGCGCGCACCGCTCGAGAAATTGGAGCGATACAAACGCGACCGCGGCTGGATCTGGCCTTGGTTTTCATCCTTTGGCTCCGATTTCAATTACGACTTCCATGCCACGTTCGATCCCGCAGTTGCACCCATCGAGCATAACTTTCTCACGGCTGCCGAAATCGAACAGAAGAACGGCAAACCTTGGACGTTCAAAGGCGAGTCGCACGCGCTGAGCGTCTTCTTCCGAATCGACGTCGACGTCTATCACACGTATTCCAGCTTTGCCCGCGGCTGCGAGTCACTAACCGATTCTTATCGCTTGCTCGATTGCACTCCCTTTGGTCGGCAAGAGGATTTCGAGGATTCACCGGATGGTTGGCCGCAAAAGCCGACGTACGGCTAA
- a CDS encoding HPP family protein, with the protein MILDVVRRLVGVELIEVSSVETLVACIGGGLSILALAFITQHFVPQQETMAIVASMGASAVLLFAVPHGQLSQPWPVLVGHIVSAAIGVACAQYIPDQNAAAAIAVGLSIAAMIQLKCIHPPGGATALTAVIGGSGIRQMGFRFVSQPVLANALIMVLLAIIINNLLRWRRYPSILNRHSIPPEVPSPGQTHDSVLAAIRSIDSFVDINEEDLRELAAKLRSMQQL; encoded by the coding sequence ATGATTCTGGACGTAGTTCGCCGATTGGTTGGAGTTGAGTTAATTGAGGTCAGTAGCGTCGAGACACTTGTGGCTTGCATCGGCGGTGGGCTCTCCATCTTAGCGCTCGCATTCATCACCCAACACTTTGTGCCACAGCAAGAAACGATGGCGATCGTCGCTTCGATGGGAGCCAGTGCCGTCCTGCTGTTCGCTGTACCGCATGGGCAACTTTCTCAACCCTGGCCTGTGTTGGTAGGGCACATCGTTTCGGCAGCAATCGGCGTCGCCTGTGCGCAGTACATTCCCGATCAAAATGCCGCGGCGGCTATCGCAGTAGGGTTGTCTATTGCTGCGATGATTCAGTTGAAGTGCATTCATCCACCCGGCGGCGCTACTGCCCTGACCGCGGTCATCGGCGGCAGCGGGATTCGTCAGATGGGATTCCGCTTTGTAAGTCAACCAGTCCTAGCTAACGCGCTGATCATGGTGCTGTTGGCCATCATCATCAACAACCTGCTACGCTGGCGGCGTTATCCTTCGATCCTCAACAGGCACTCGATCCCACCAGAAGTCCCGAGCCCAGGCCAGACGCACGACAGCGTACTGGCTGCGATTCGATCGATAGACTCTTTTGTCGATATCAATGAGGAAGACCTGCGAGAACTGGCCGCAAAACTAAGATCAATGCAGCAACTGTGA
- a CDS encoding c-type heme family protein, giving the protein MKLVRFICTPLIVALLLAIGWSQKRLPAEEQTATAVERLTETEAKQQARVLHEALHATLHVVHADYYREDERLAIPAVSLQKVFRELENRQKVKLKWLSIDLDAMNADNRPSSSFEKEAAKALASGKAEFAQSESDVFRYVGLVTLTSDCLKCHAPNRTSNKDRKAGLSITIPLKKSSQP; this is encoded by the coding sequence ATGAAACTAGTTCGCTTCATTTGCACGCCCCTGATCGTTGCACTGCTACTGGCAATCGGTTGGTCGCAGAAGCGCCTCCCTGCTGAAGAGCAAACCGCAACGGCTGTAGAACGATTAACGGAAACAGAAGCCAAACAACAAGCGCGGGTTCTGCACGAAGCGCTGCACGCGACTTTGCACGTTGTGCATGCGGACTACTACCGCGAGGACGAACGCTTAGCGATCCCCGCCGTGTCGCTGCAAAAGGTATTTCGCGAGCTGGAAAATCGGCAGAAGGTGAAACTGAAATGGTTATCCATCGACTTGGATGCAATGAATGCCGACAACCGTCCCAGCAGCAGTTTTGAAAAGGAAGCCGCCAAAGCGCTAGCGTCCGGGAAGGCAGAATTCGCCCAGAGCGAGTCCGATGTGTTCCGCTACGTCGGCCTCGTTACTTTGACTTCCGATTGCCTGAAATGTCATGCGCCGAACCGGACTAGCAACAAAGATCGCAAGGCAGGATTGTCGATTACCATTCCGCTCAAAAAATCATCCCAACCGTAA
- a CDS encoding DUF542 domain-containing protein → MHLPEVDIIASVVDWVIDYPESMRVFEEFSIDYFCAGKSLEQACREANTSVAVVGAKLRIIVDTAGERTRRHSRHEQRPMSYWIEVSPPGWIARESVAEVDPLQVAAEVYKHGQCVGEWLLPGHERCETFELQCLSAALFNRYRVETNKPNRLGSRSTMGLHQLAWTPQSEAIQCCLAGLQQLLLAPFAVFKAIRLPLSAEHYPSPDELQQAEIFLLEHRGLFGALIAQLGHAIEEYRCSLNPTGPAGLLAQTPSVINRKE, encoded by the coding sequence ATGCACTTGCCCGAGGTCGACATCATTGCTTCCGTAGTTGACTGGGTGATCGATTACCCCGAGTCAATGAGAGTCTTCGAAGAATTTTCGATTGATTATTTCTGCGCGGGCAAATCTCTGGAGCAAGCCTGCCGTGAAGCCAACACCAGCGTGGCTGTCGTGGGCGCGAAACTTCGCATCATCGTGGACACGGCTGGTGAGCGGACGCGCCGACACTCGCGGCATGAGCAGCGGCCTATGTCTTACTGGATCGAAGTTTCGCCGCCGGGTTGGATAGCGCGCGAGTCGGTGGCCGAAGTCGACCCGCTGCAAGTTGCCGCTGAGGTTTACAAACACGGCCAGTGTGTCGGAGAGTGGTTGCTCCCTGGGCACGAGCGCTGTGAGACCTTCGAACTGCAATGTCTGTCGGCCGCGCTCTTCAATCGCTATCGAGTCGAAACAAACAAGCCCAATCGGCTCGGTTCGCGAAGCACCATGGGACTGCATCAACTGGCTTGGACACCGCAGAGCGAAGCGATCCAGTGTTGCCTGGCTGGCCTGCAGCAATTGCTGTTAGCGCCCTTCGCAGTTTTCAAGGCGATTCGCCTACCGCTCTCTGCAGAACATTACCCTTCGCCCGACGAACTGCAGCAAGCCGAAATATTTCTCTTGGAGCATCGCGGACTATTTGGGGCCTTGATTGCGCAACTTGGCCACGCGATTGAAGAGTATCGCTGCAGTCTCAATCCAACTGGTCCGGCTGGCCTGCTCGCACAGACGCCGTCAGTCATTAACCGAAAGGAATAG
- a CDS encoding DUF1552 domain-containing protein, producing the protein MTKNILSRRACLQGMGLSLALPLLETMAAESGDSKSHKPPVRLGFMYMPHGVIMDQFWPADAESFLSSPPPALTSLQPVLDQCLLMKGISGVPIAPFNGAPHALELSTWLTAALPNAARRNEIDISISADQVAANYVGASTTLTSLELATMPQTWKENQEGLNEAYYSHCSFKSPTQPVPAEINPRNVLKRLFSTKEQSSGGGSSQQSPIGTSSLDQRMLDLVLGGARDLRRTLPSTDQKKLDEYLDSVRSVERRIAAIESRQKDAALEKAGVRSSRRNDSDSPPIEIKIPEGDKRSEYMQVMCDLAVLALQTDTTRVFTYIGSTPNGVSYPELGFNNQHHSQTHHNNEAEMVRKVAAITSFNIEQFAYMVKKMHGLREGEGTLLDNCILMWGSGLEDGNKHTRENLPFILAGKGGGSLRTGRFLPDTRGNQGDLLTTILTCAGIPLDRPIGIATKQLKEMRA; encoded by the coding sequence ATGACTAAGAACATTCTGAGTCGTCGTGCCTGTCTGCAAGGAATGGGCCTCTCCTTGGCCCTGCCTCTCTTGGAGACCATGGCAGCGGAATCAGGCGACAGTAAATCGCACAAGCCACCGGTCCGACTTGGATTCATGTACATGCCTCACGGCGTCATCATGGATCAGTTCTGGCCCGCCGATGCGGAGAGTTTTCTGTCATCGCCACCACCAGCGCTGACGTCGCTGCAGCCTGTGCTCGACCAATGTCTCCTGATGAAGGGAATCTCAGGCGTTCCGATTGCTCCTTTCAACGGTGCACCTCACGCCCTGGAACTATCAACCTGGCTGACGGCGGCGCTGCCGAACGCGGCCAGGCGAAATGAGATCGACATCTCGATTTCTGCCGATCAAGTTGCCGCGAACTACGTGGGAGCGTCCACGACGTTGACGTCTCTGGAACTCGCCACGATGCCGCAGACGTGGAAGGAAAACCAGGAAGGATTGAACGAGGCCTATTACTCGCACTGCAGTTTCAAATCGCCGACGCAACCTGTTCCTGCCGAGATCAATCCGCGCAATGTGCTCAAGCGGTTGTTCAGCACGAAGGAACAATCGAGTGGCGGCGGCTCGAGTCAACAGAGTCCAATAGGGACGAGTTCTCTTGATCAGCGCATGCTGGATTTGGTCTTGGGAGGCGCGAGGGATCTCAGGCGCACCTTGCCGTCAACCGACCAGAAAAAACTGGATGAATACCTGGACAGCGTTCGCTCAGTTGAACGGCGGATTGCGGCCATCGAATCGCGCCAGAAAGATGCCGCCTTGGAGAAAGCGGGCGTCCGTTCCAGCCGGCGCAACGATTCCGATTCGCCCCCCATCGAAATCAAGATTCCAGAGGGAGACAAGCGCAGCGAGTACATGCAGGTGATGTGCGACCTCGCCGTGCTGGCGCTGCAGACTGACACAACTCGTGTGTTTACCTACATCGGCTCGACGCCGAACGGCGTTTCTTATCCCGAACTCGGATTCAATAACCAACATCACTCGCAAACCCACCACAACAACGAAGCGGAGATGGTCCGCAAAGTAGCCGCGATCACGTCCTTCAATATCGAGCAGTTCGCGTACATGGTGAAGAAAATGCACGGTTTGCGCGAAGGCGAAGGGACGCTGCTAGACAACTGCATCTTGATGTGGGGCTCCGGCCTGGAGGATGGCAACAAGCACACTCGCGAGAACCTGCCCTTCATCCTCGCAGGCAAAGGCGGCGGTTCCCTGCGTACGGGGCGCTTTCTGCCAGACACCCGCGGAAATCAGGGCGACCTACTCACCACCATACTCACCTGCGCCGGCATTCCGCTGGACCGCCCGATTGGAATCGCAACCAAGCAATTGAAGGAAATGCGCGCCTAG
- a CDS encoding DUF1592 domain-containing protein — MFVDWLTKIKFLSPKDPGLFVIRRLTKTEYANTLHDLLGVDPAIAGELPDEVSGAGYLNSLSPLQLEQCLAIANKALDLVVSPDDAKPTEMQRRLFGEPPPSGADERAAAREVARSLARKAYRRPPSQDELDVLLKVFDLGRENKLAYSASLRLMLKAIIVSPQFLFITPAEAKPGAGVVRLDDYQLASRLSYLLWATMPDDQLMALADNGKLSEPAILKAQVKRMLEDPRSRALFDGFGAQWLGLENFAGKTYDAAQFPVITREQRSAMYDEARLFFESIVRENRNAMNFIDADYTFLNEPLAKIYGLEGKVAGPEMRRVQLTDANRGGILGMPGVLAATSFPNRTSPVKRGVWVLEQVLGDHVPPAPPDIPALEKQDQSKVANLTLRQRTELHRTNAVCANCHQMLDPIGFGLENFDAIGRWREREENGAAIDASGELPGGKRFSSPKELKAIISERREDFSRNLVERLLAYALCRKLEGYDEIVVDGLMQDFAADEYRMQTLISAVVTSYPFTHRRIPAAGPEKKISND, encoded by the coding sequence ATGTTCGTCGATTGGCTGACGAAGATCAAGTTTCTTAGTCCAAAGGATCCAGGGCTCTTTGTCATTCGGCGATTGACGAAGACCGAATACGCGAACACGTTGCATGACTTGCTGGGTGTCGATCCCGCAATTGCTGGCGAGTTGCCAGACGAGGTCAGTGGCGCTGGATATTTGAATTCTCTTTCGCCCTTGCAACTGGAGCAGTGTCTCGCAATCGCCAATAAGGCACTCGATCTGGTGGTATCGCCGGACGATGCGAAGCCGACCGAAATGCAACGTCGGCTGTTTGGTGAGCCACCTCCCTCCGGAGCAGACGAGCGGGCAGCGGCGCGAGAAGTCGCCCGCTCGCTGGCCCGCAAGGCATATCGTCGCCCTCCCTCGCAGGACGAGCTCGATGTTCTGCTGAAGGTGTTCGATCTGGGGCGGGAAAATAAGCTCGCTTATTCCGCGTCGCTGCGGTTGATGCTCAAGGCCATAATCGTTTCGCCGCAATTTCTGTTCATTACTCCCGCAGAAGCTAAGCCGGGCGCGGGAGTCGTTCGTCTGGACGATTATCAACTCGCCTCACGCTTGTCCTATCTGCTGTGGGCAACGATGCCCGATGATCAGCTCATGGCGTTGGCGGACAACGGAAAGCTGAGCGAGCCGGCGATTCTAAAAGCGCAAGTGAAGCGCATGCTGGAGGATCCACGCTCGCGCGCGCTGTTCGACGGCTTTGGGGCCCAGTGGTTGGGCCTGGAAAATTTCGCGGGCAAGACCTACGACGCTGCGCAGTTCCCTGTGATTACCAGGGAGCAGCGTTCGGCCATGTATGACGAAGCCCGGCTCTTCTTCGAAAGCATCGTGCGTGAAAATCGCAATGCAATGAATTTTATCGATGCCGACTACACCTTCCTTAATGAGCCGCTGGCCAAGATCTACGGCTTGGAAGGGAAGGTCGCGGGACCAGAAATGCGGCGAGTTCAACTAACCGATGCCAATCGCGGCGGCATTTTGGGAATGCCCGGCGTGCTTGCGGCAACATCGTTTCCCAATCGCACGAGCCCTGTGAAACGAGGTGTGTGGGTGCTGGAGCAGGTTCTAGGCGATCACGTGCCGCCGGCCCCGCCGGATATTCCGGCATTAGAGAAACAGGACCAGTCGAAGGTCGCAAACCTGACCTTGCGCCAGCGCACTGAACTGCACCGCACGAATGCGGTGTGCGCAAATTGTCATCAGATGCTCGACCCCATCGGATTTGGCCTGGAGAATTTTGACGCGATTGGCCGCTGGCGTGAGCGGGAAGAGAACGGCGCGGCAATCGATGCGTCGGGTGAGCTACCAGGTGGCAAACGCTTTTCCAGCCCGAAAGAGTTAAAGGCGATCATCAGCGAACGCCGGGAAGATTTTTCACGTAACCTGGTAGAACGGCTATTGGCCTATGCGTTGTGCAGAAAGCTGGAAGGCTATGACGAAATTGTGGTTGATGGTTTGATGCAGGACTTCGCCGCCGATGAATATCGCATGCAAACCCTCATTAGCGCGGTTGTGACCAGTTATCCCTTCACACATCGTCGAATCCCTGCAGCGGGACCTGAAAAGAAGATTTCCAATGACTAA